From a single Streptomyces rubradiris genomic region:
- a CDS encoding DUF3099 domain-containing protein, translated as MYARRRHIYFAMMGTCIGLFVLAWGVVRIWSVPAAVGLCVVAMVIPPVAAMVANRRGPEDRWWDAPSGDPESDEWWDELDGRKRPRP; from the coding sequence ATGTACGCCCGGCGACGGCACATCTACTTCGCCATGATGGGGACGTGTATCGGCCTCTTCGTCCTGGCCTGGGGAGTCGTACGCATCTGGTCGGTGCCGGCGGCCGTCGGCCTGTGCGTCGTGGCCATGGTCATCCCGCCGGTCGCCGCGATGGTCGCCAACCGGCGGGGCCCGGAGGACCGTTGGTGGGACGCCCCCTCGGGCGACCCGGAGTCGGACGAGTGGTGGGACGAACTGGACGGCAGGAAACGCCCGCGCCCCTGA
- a CDS encoding DUF2993 domain-containing protein, whose protein sequence is MRGLRILLIVVVILGALFVIADRVAVHFAEGEAADKLKANEQLATTPDVDIKGFPFLTQLAGGSLDDVEVGIDEYDAATGDAGRTIRIQDLKAHMKGVEFSSDFGSATAATATGTGTVSYAELLKTAKPEPTEVAPGASARVTGLSDGGNGKIKVAVELTAPALGIKQTVSVLSSVSVVDGKVEVHADSLPSLGGAAIAENRIRAITDFQQAIDRLPGGIKLDKVQAAPEGVEISVKGSGVRLAG, encoded by the coding sequence ATGCGAGGCCTGCGCATACTGCTGATCGTCGTCGTGATCCTGGGCGCGCTGTTCGTGATCGCGGACCGGGTCGCCGTGCACTTCGCCGAGGGCGAGGCCGCGGACAAGCTGAAGGCCAACGAGCAGCTGGCCACGACCCCGGACGTGGACATCAAGGGCTTTCCCTTCCTGACCCAGCTCGCGGGAGGCTCCCTGGACGACGTCGAGGTCGGGATCGACGAGTACGACGCGGCCACCGGCGACGCCGGCCGGACGATACGGATCCAGGACCTGAAGGCCCACATGAAGGGTGTGGAGTTCTCCAGTGACTTCGGCTCCGCCACCGCGGCCACCGCGACCGGCACCGGGACGGTCTCGTACGCCGAGCTGCTGAAGACCGCCAAGCCGGAGCCGACCGAGGTCGCCCCGGGGGCCAGCGCCCGGGTCACCGGACTTTCGGACGGCGGCAACGGGAAGATCAAGGTGGCGGTGGAGCTGACCGCGCCCGCTCTCGGGATCAAGCAGACGGTGTCCGTGCTCAGTTCGGTGAGCGTGGTGGACGGCAAGGTCGAGGTGCACGCGGACTCGCTGCCCAGCCTGGGCGGCGCCGCGATCGCCGAGAACCGCATCCGCGCCATCACCGACTTCCAGCAGGCCATCGACCGACTGCCCGGCGGGATCAAGCTGGACAAGGTGCAGGCGGCGCCGGAAGGCGTCGAGATCAGCGTGAAGGGTTCGGGCGTCCGGCTGGCGGGGTAG
- the besD gene encoding L-lysine 4-chlorinase BesD, which yields MSSNGQESTVINPLEQGALRRMAHHYHRYGIVTVTDLIREDVRKNVRAEADRLLEKYAERRDLRLQTTGYTRRSMSVVQSETIAGNSELVTSIYANPELLGALERIAGEKLHPCPKADEEFLITRQERSGDTHGWHWGDFSFALIWVLQAPPIDIGGMLQCVPHTEWDKSDPRIHQYLVDNPIHTYHFESGDVYFLRTDTTLHRTVPLREDTTRIILNMTWAGDRDLRRELQGDDRWWEDADVSAAAALDD from the coding sequence GTGAGCAGCAATGGGCAGGAAAGCACCGTCATCAATCCCCTGGAGCAGGGCGCACTGCGCCGCATGGCGCATCACTACCACCGGTACGGCATCGTCACTGTCACCGATCTGATTCGGGAAGACGTCCGCAAAAACGTGCGGGCGGAGGCGGACCGGCTGCTGGAGAAATACGCCGAGCGGCGTGATCTCCGCCTCCAGACCACCGGATACACCCGCCGCTCCATGTCCGTGGTGCAGAGCGAGACGATCGCGGGCAACAGCGAACTGGTCACCTCGATCTACGCGAATCCGGAACTGCTCGGCGCGCTGGAGCGCATAGCCGGCGAGAAACTGCATCCCTGCCCCAAGGCCGACGAGGAATTCCTCATCACCCGGCAGGAACGGAGCGGGGACACGCACGGCTGGCACTGGGGTGATTTCAGCTTCGCCCTCATCTGGGTGCTCCAGGCCCCGCCCATCGACATCGGCGGCATGCTCCAGTGCGTACCGCACACGGAGTGGGACAAGTCCGATCCGCGGATCCACCAGTATCTCGTGGACAATCCGATCCACACGTACCACTTCGAGTCGGGCGACGTGTATTTCCTGCGCACCGACACCACGCTCCACCGCACGGTTCCGCTGCGCGAGGACACCACCCGCATCATCCTGAACATGACCTGGGCGGGCGACCGCGACCTGCGGCGCGAGCTGCAGGGCGACGACCGCTGGTGGGAGGACGCCGATGTTTCGGCGGCCGCCGCCCTGGACGACTGA
- a CDS encoding DsrE family protein, whose amino-acid sequence MAKKLVIKVTAGADAPERCSQAFTVAAVAVASGVDVSLWLTGESSWFALPGRAAEFELPHAAPLPDLLESVLAAGRITLCTQCAARREITEKDVIEGVRIAGAQVFVQEALGDDTQALVY is encoded by the coding sequence ATGGCGAAAAAGCTCGTTATCAAGGTGACGGCCGGCGCGGACGCCCCCGAGCGGTGTTCTCAGGCGTTCACGGTCGCCGCCGTGGCCGTGGCCAGCGGGGTCGACGTGTCGCTGTGGCTGACCGGGGAGTCGTCGTGGTTCGCGCTGCCGGGGCGGGCGGCCGAGTTCGAGCTGCCGCACGCCGCGCCGCTGCCCGACCTGCTGGAGTCGGTTCTCGCGGCCGGGCGGATCACGCTGTGCACGCAGTGCGCCGCGCGCCGGGAGATCACCGAGAAGGACGTCATCGAGGGCGTACGGATCGCGGGCGCGCAGGTGTTCGTGCAGGAGGCCCTGGGCGACGACACGCAGGCGCTCGTCTACTGA
- a CDS encoding Ms5788A family Cys-rich leader peptide: MRYSTSVLRPRGQADLTKRRAVDLCRVAAMLCRPF; encoded by the coding sequence ATGCGGTACTCGACGAGCGTCCTCCGGCCGCGGGGACAGGCGGATCTCACCAAGCGGCGGGCAGTGGACCTGTGCCGCGTGGCCGCCATGCTCTGTCGCCCCTTCTGA
- a CDS encoding sulfurtransferase encodes MSRSDVLVDADWLQEHLDDPTIAIVEVDEDTSAYEKNHIKNAIRIDWTKDLQDPVRRDFIDQEGFEKLLSEKGIANDHTVILYGGNNNWFASYAYWYFKLYGHESVKLLDGGRKKWELDARELVAGDEVPQRPRTEYKAKPQDTSIRAFRDDVVSAIGAQNLVDVRSPDEFSGKLLAPAHLPQEQSQRPGHVPTAKNIPWSKNANDDGTFKSDEELKALYAEENVDLAKDTIAYCRIGERSALTWFVLHELLGVENVKNYDGSWTEYGSLVGVPIELGANK; translated from the coding sequence ATGAGCCGCAGCGACGTCCTGGTCGACGCCGACTGGCTCCAGGAGCACCTGGACGACCCGACCATCGCCATCGTGGAAGTGGACGAGGACACGTCCGCCTACGAGAAGAACCACATCAAGAACGCGATCCGCATCGACTGGACCAAGGACCTCCAGGACCCGGTCCGCCGTGACTTCATCGACCAGGAGGGCTTCGAAAAGCTCCTGTCGGAGAAGGGCATCGCCAACGACCACACGGTGATCCTCTACGGCGGCAACAACAACTGGTTCGCGTCGTACGCCTACTGGTACTTCAAGCTCTACGGCCACGAGAGCGTCAAGCTCCTCGACGGCGGCCGCAAGAAGTGGGAGCTGGACGCCCGCGAGCTGGTGGCCGGCGACGAGGTGCCGCAGCGCCCGCGGACCGAGTACAAGGCCAAGCCGCAGGACACCTCGATCCGTGCCTTCCGCGACGACGTCGTGTCGGCCATCGGCGCCCAGAACCTGGTCGACGTCCGCTCGCCCGACGAGTTCTCCGGCAAGCTGCTCGCCCCGGCCCACCTGCCGCAGGAGCAGTCGCAGCGGCCGGGCCACGTGCCGACCGCGAAGAACATCCCGTGGTCGAAGAACGCCAACGACGACGGCACCTTCAAGTCGGACGAGGAGCTGAAGGCCCTCTACGCCGAGGAGAACGTCGACCTCGCCAAGGACACGATCGCCTACTGCCGCATCGGTGAGCGCTCGGCCCTGACCTGGTTCGTGCTGCACGAGCTGCTGGGCGTGGAGAACGTCAAGAACTACGACGGCTCCTGGACCGAGTACGGCTCCCTCGTCGGCGTGCCGATCGAGCTCGGCGCCAACAAGTAA
- the besA gene encoding L-propargylglycine--L-glutamate ligase BesA — MADSGYTQILIYALNYADRMLEEVPYLRYSAERSLGFLWSLRDPDERAVVVTSEPVDPYTLEYHFRDVFGFDDRMIESVRDRLTLLTPGVRRARPLDDLVLGDDGLVATLRDAVGKTARAGIVHFMASEALDELARRIGADLDEGHASLAARWGSKAGSKEILLRAGVPVPGGGAEALRGEAEVAAAIRRLAGGPDRPRHVLVKVSASTWAASVGNVLIDCEKYARTGDLLGSAEVLRMSAEEFHRELADEGVIVEEFLEGVTSSPSGQGYVTADGTVKVLACHDQVLSGGQYWGCRYPAEERWRPAITDAVARTGAVLASLGHRGSFGVDFVIAGDRGPLAVEINLRKVGPSHVLRYAEALVGRDVGADGRLRRPDGQAMCYVHGRILDPEALGRLDPRTAVARLRAEDLLYRRDRGEGVALHVLGALKTCGFVELTALAPTFGAAERYTEAARAALLRPAAG; from the coding sequence ATGGCAGATTCCGGTTACACGCAGATCCTGATCTACGCGCTCAACTACGCCGATCGCATGCTGGAAGAGGTGCCGTATCTGCGTTACTCCGCCGAGCGGAGCCTGGGTTTTCTGTGGAGCCTTCGCGACCCGGACGAAAGGGCGGTCGTCGTCACCTCCGAACCCGTCGATCCCTACACCCTCGAATATCATTTCCGGGACGTTTTCGGTTTTGACGACCGAATGATCGAAAGCGTGCGCGACCGGCTGACCCTGCTCACCCCCGGCGTCCGCCGGGCGCGCCCGCTGGACGACCTGGTCCTCGGTGACGACGGCCTCGTGGCCACGCTGCGGGACGCCGTCGGCAAGACCGCGCGGGCCGGGATCGTGCACTTCATGGCGTCCGAGGCGCTGGACGAGCTGGCCCGCCGGATCGGGGCCGACCTGGACGAGGGGCACGCCTCGCTGGCCGCGCGCTGGGGCAGCAAGGCGGGCAGCAAGGAGATCCTGCTGCGGGCCGGAGTGCCGGTGCCCGGCGGCGGGGCCGAGGCGCTGCGCGGCGAGGCGGAGGTGGCCGCCGCGATCCGCCGGCTGGCCGGCGGCCCGGACCGGCCCCGGCACGTGCTGGTGAAGGTCAGCGCGAGCACCTGGGCGGCCTCGGTCGGCAATGTGCTGATCGACTGCGAGAAGTACGCCCGCACCGGTGACCTGCTCGGCTCGGCCGAGGTCCTGCGGATGTCCGCCGAGGAGTTCCACCGGGAGCTGGCCGACGAGGGCGTGATCGTGGAGGAGTTCCTGGAGGGGGTCACCTCCTCCCCCAGCGGCCAGGGGTACGTCACCGCCGACGGCACGGTGAAGGTGCTCGCGTGCCACGACCAGGTGCTCTCCGGGGGGCAGTACTGGGGCTGCCGGTACCCGGCCGAGGAGCGGTGGCGGCCCGCCATCACGGACGCGGTGGCCCGCACCGGCGCGGTGCTCGCCTCGCTCGGCCACCGGGGCAGCTTCGGCGTGGACTTCGTGATCGCCGGGGACCGCGGACCGCTCGCCGTGGAGATCAACCTGCGCAAGGTCGGCCCCAGCCATGTGCTGCGCTACGCCGAGGCCCTGGTCGGCCGGGACGTCGGCGCCGACGGACGGCTGCGCCGCCCGGACGGGCAGGCCATGTGCTACGTCCACGGGCGCATCCTCGACCCCGAGGCGCTGGGCCGGCTCGACCCGCGGACCGCGGTGGCGCGGCTGCGCGCCGAGGACCTGCTCTACCGCCGGGACCGGGGCGAGGGCGTCGCGCTGCACGTCCTGGGCGCGCTGAAGACCTGCGGCTTCGTGGAACTGACCGCGCTGGCGCCGACGTTCGGGGCGGCCGAGCGCTACACCGAGGCCGCCCGGGCGGCGCTGCTGCGGCCCGCCGCCGGATGA
- the besB gene encoding L-2-amino-4-chloropent-4-enoate dechlorinase/desaturase BesB, with translation MSQAVSGTTGSADGLRHIAAGRPVPGSVHSVSVSIPDVASVIGYESNDAATLSRISWGYPRFRPHPYVVRVAELAAREDPGGELLLTRSARAARAAAAYAGLPPGAARDLTLGGHALSGVRLPAGGPEAARARAHVMHTGGHLSSRQAEDVLWDAGLIDGRQPEETADASPARAVAETLAGAYGVPGPEYVALRNSGMNAVAAAIEAVTEIQRDGGRRHWLQLGWIFFDTMHLFEKQIVDAEHTTVPDPFDLAEVARVAAAHAGGLAGIIAEIPSNPGMGVPDLPALREIADRAGCALVVDATIATPHNVDVVPYADVVCESLTKYATGSADVLAGAVVVAPGSPFAADLLTVLPRYGDEPYRRDTARVAARIRGYAERMARVNANALALAESLRRRADVVRDIGWALDDRSAANYRKVARDSGGPGGLLLLDLKVPLELVYDRLAVAKGPSFGAEFTMASPQVFIAHYDLLTTPGGRAALRERGLHRDMLRVSVGTEPPELIAETFERALRPE, from the coding sequence ATGAGCCAAGCGGTATCCGGCACCACCGGGTCGGCCGACGGCCTGCGGCACATCGCCGCCGGCCGGCCCGTCCCCGGCTCCGTGCACTCGGTGTCCGTCTCGATCCCCGACGTGGCGTCGGTCATCGGGTACGAGTCGAACGACGCGGCCACCCTGAGCCGCATCTCCTGGGGCTACCCGCGCTTCCGCCCGCACCCGTACGTGGTGCGGGTGGCGGAGCTGGCCGCCCGGGAGGACCCGGGCGGGGAACTGCTGCTCACCCGCTCGGCGCGGGCCGCGCGGGCCGCCGCGGCCTACGCCGGCCTGCCGCCCGGCGCGGCGCGCGACCTCACCCTGGGCGGACACGCGCTGTCCGGGGTGCGGCTGCCCGCCGGGGGACCGGAGGCCGCGCGGGCGCGGGCCCACGTCATGCACACCGGCGGCCACCTGTCCTCGCGGCAGGCGGAGGACGTGCTGTGGGACGCGGGCCTGATCGACGGCCGGCAGCCCGAGGAGACGGCGGACGCCTCGCCCGCGCGCGCCGTCGCGGAGACCCTCGCCGGGGCCTACGGCGTGCCCGGCCCGGAGTACGTGGCGCTGCGCAACAGCGGCATGAACGCGGTGGCGGCGGCGATCGAGGCGGTCACGGAGATCCAGCGGGACGGCGGCCGGCGCCACTGGCTCCAGCTCGGCTGGATCTTCTTCGACACCATGCACCTGTTCGAGAAGCAGATCGTGGACGCCGAGCACACCACCGTGCCCGACCCGTTCGACCTGGCGGAGGTCGCCCGGGTGGCCGCCGCGCACGCGGGCGGACTGGCCGGCATCATCGCGGAGATCCCGAGCAACCCGGGGATGGGCGTCCCCGACCTGCCGGCGCTGCGCGAGATCGCCGACCGGGCCGGCTGCGCGCTGGTCGTGGACGCCACGATCGCCACCCCGCACAACGTCGACGTGGTGCCGTACGCCGACGTGGTCTGCGAGAGCCTGACCAAGTACGCCACCGGATCGGCGGACGTGCTGGCGGGCGCGGTGGTGGTCGCTCCCGGTTCGCCGTTCGCCGCGGACCTGCTGACCGTGCTGCCGCGGTACGGCGACGAGCCCTACCGCCGGGACACGGCCCGGGTGGCCGCCCGGATCCGCGGCTACGCGGAGCGGATGGCGCGGGTGAACGCGAACGCCCTGGCCCTCGCCGAGAGCCTGCGGCGCCGTGCGGACGTGGTCCGGGACATCGGCTGGGCGCTCGACGACCGGTCGGCCGCCAACTACCGCAAGGTGGCGCGGGACTCCGGTGGCCCCGGCGGGCTGCTGCTGCTGGATCTCAAGGTCCCCCTGGAGCTGGTCTACGACCGGCTCGCGGTGGCCAAGGGGCCCAGTTTCGGCGCGGAGTTCACCATGGCGTCCCCGCAGGTCTTCATCGCGCACTACGACCTGCTCACCACCCCCGGGGGACGGGCCGCGCTGCGCGAGCGGGGGCTGCACCGGGACATGCTGCGGGTCTCCGTCGGCACCGAGCCGCCGGAGCTGATCGCGGAGACCTTCGAGCGGGCCCTGCGCCCCGAGTGA
- the besC gene encoding 4-chloro-allylglycine synthase BesC, whose amino-acid sequence MTDLNTPETKPLSDHFDHVEPGIRRRIAVQDPEIKDYLDGVLAKIASHRGVEHPYLNAYRTTALTPEQERLMYSECYYFFRYLPFYITGMAVKTRDEMILREIILNVADEVGSDPTHSTLFAGFLARLGIDKEHLDAYEPLEVTKRLNDGIRVLYTESPIHKALGALYADETMSSIMVSKINDGLRNQGYDDDLRHFWQLHIDVEVGHSNSVFNAIAPYVHSPATRAEFEAGAYEFLGLVEDYWDGVQRLVGLDA is encoded by the coding sequence ATGACCGATCTGAACACCCCGGAAACCAAGCCGCTGTCGGACCACTTCGACCACGTGGAGCCGGGAATCCGCCGGCGGATCGCCGTACAGGACCCGGAGATCAAGGACTATCTGGACGGCGTGCTCGCGAAAATCGCCTCCCACCGCGGCGTCGAGCACCCGTACCTGAACGCCTACCGCACCACGGCGCTCACCCCCGAGCAGGAGCGCCTGATGTACAGCGAGTGCTATTACTTCTTCCGCTACCTCCCGTTCTACATCACGGGAATGGCGGTCAAGACACGGGACGAGATGATCCTCCGGGAGATCATCCTGAACGTCGCCGACGAGGTCGGCAGCGATCCCACGCACTCCACGCTCTTCGCCGGCTTCCTCGCCCGGCTCGGCATCGACAAGGAGCACCTCGACGCCTACGAGCCGCTGGAGGTCACCAAGCGGCTCAACGACGGCATCCGGGTGCTGTACACCGAGTCGCCGATCCACAAGGCCCTCGGCGCGCTGTACGCCGACGAGACCATGTCGTCCATCATGGTCTCGAAGATCAACGACGGGCTGCGCAACCAGGGGTACGACGACGACCTGCGCCACTTCTGGCAGTTGCACATCGACGTCGAGGTGGGGCACAGCAACTCCGTCTTCAACGCCATCGCGCCCTACGTCCACTCGCCCGCCACCCGCGCCGAGTTCGAGGCGGGCGCCTACGAGTTCCTCGGGCTGGTGGAGGACTACTGGGACGGCGTGCAGCGGCTCGTGGGCCTCGACGCATGA
- a CDS encoding DUF1416 domain-containing protein — translation MCGAKAGGPDASAIKPGETTIQGQVTRDGEPVTGYVRLLDSTGEFTAEVPTSATGQFRFYAAEGTWTVRALVPGATADRTVVAQKGGLAEVAIAV, via the coding sequence ATGTGCGGAGCGAAGGCCGGCGGCCCGGACGCCTCGGCGATCAAGCCCGGTGAGACCACGATCCAGGGCCAGGTGACCCGCGACGGCGAGCCGGTGACCGGTTACGTCCGACTGCTGGACTCGACCGGCGAGTTCACCGCGGAGGTGCCCACCTCCGCGACCGGCCAGTTCCGCTTCTACGCGGCCGAGGGCACGTGGACCGTGCGCGCCCTGGTGCCGGGTGCGACCGCGGACCGTACGGTCGTCGCCCAGAAGGGCGGGCTCGCGGAGGTCGCCATCGCGGTCTGA